In Mixophyes fleayi isolate aMixFle1 chromosome 4, aMixFle1.hap1, whole genome shotgun sequence, the following proteins share a genomic window:
- the LOC142151842 gene encoding pseudouridylate synthase 1 homolog gives MRNITLVGTYSRSISQKNVLRSISMTVGFPCQSVVNKEKTFDQGLCKEATSDPKDVSENTHTILKKFAMLMAYCGSGYHGMQLTKSGLPTIEGELISALVQAQCIPETYSSDLQLLQFQRCARTDKGVSALAQVVSLNLFETCTNPMEKINSYLPPEIRVLGIKRVPKRFICNKMCDARTYSYTLPTFALSRYAGSTPDTSFRLPREDFHHIIRLLSFYKGTHNFHNFTKGKLADDKSAHRHIFDIFCSEPFVRHDVEFARILIKGQSFMLHQIRKMVGLIIALAQGVVSADCLPQSVQKDKVKIPIAPALGLVLEFTHFEHHNQRPYYDNSLHQRLTWEEVSPTIDAFREEKIIRVIIGGELRDLSMSYWLNQISTHRL, from the exons ATGAGGAATATTACACTTGTGGGTACTTACTCAAGGAGTATCAGTCAGAAAAATGTTCTTCGCTCCATAAGTATGACAGTTGGATTTCCATGCCAG AGCGTagtaaataaagagaagacatttgATCAAGGTTTATGTAAAGAAGCCACAAGTGATCCTAAAGATGTGTCAGAGAATACCCATACAATTCTAAAGAAGTTTGCCATGTTGATGGCTTACTGTGGTAGTGGATATCATGGTATGCAG TTAACGAAATCCGGTTTACCGACTATTGAAGGAGAACTCATTTCTGCCCTCGTACAAGCTCAATGTATTCCTGAGACGTATTCTTCCGATTTACAGTTACTGCAATTCCAGCGTTGTGCTCGCACAGACAAG ggaGTTTCTGCTTTGGCTCAAGTTGTCTCTCTAAATCTGTTTGAAACATGCACAAATCCTATGGAGAAAATCAACTCCTACCTTCCACCAGAAATCCGTGTATTAG GCATAAAACGAGTGCCAAAGAGATTCATTTGCAATAAGATGTGTGATGCACGCACCTATTCATACACATTGCCCACGTTTGCACTCTCAAGATACGCTGGTTCTACTCCTGACACCAGCTTCCGTTTGCCCCGAGAAGACTTCCACCACATCATCAGACTTCTTTCCTTCTATAAGGGGACACACAATTTCCACAACTTTACAAAAGGAAAATTGGCTGATGATAAAAGTGCACACAGAcatatttttgacattttttgCTCTGAGCCATTTGTCCGCCATGATGTGGAATTTGCACGCATACTAATCAAAGGACAGAGCTTCATGCTGCACCAGATCCGTAAAATGGTTGGTCTTATCATAGCATTGGCACAAGGAGTTGTTTCAGCTGATTGTCTTCCTCAGTCTGTGCAAAAAGACAAGGTCAAAATTCCTATAGCACCAGCTTTAGGCTTAGTATTGGaatttacacattttgaacatcATAATCAACGGCCTTACTATGACAATAGCTTACATCAAAGGCTTACCTGGGAAGAAGTTTCACCTACTATAGACGCTTTCAGAGAGGAGAAGATCATACGAGTCATTATTGGGGGAGAATTACGCGATCTTTCCATGAGTTACTGGCTAAATCAAATTAGTACACACAGGCTGTGA